The following proteins are co-located in the Streptomyces sp. DT2A-34 genome:
- the bioD gene encoding dethiobiotin synthase produces the protein MPVLVITGTGTEVGKTVTTAAVAAAAVAAGRSVAVLKAAQTGVRPDERGDAEEVARLAGAVTIAEVARYPEPLAPATAARRAGRPPVRPHEIAEAAAKLAAEHDLVLVEGAGGLLVRFDEAGGTLADAAELMAAPVLVVASAGLGTLNTTELTARELRGRRLDLLGVVIGSWPAAPDLASRCNVADLPEVAGAPLLGAVPAGAGALAPPDFRGAAPGWLAPRLFGTWDADGFRVREAP, from the coding sequence ATGCCGGTACTGGTGATCACGGGCACGGGCACGGAGGTCGGCAAGACGGTCACGACGGCCGCGGTCGCCGCGGCCGCGGTGGCGGCGGGCCGGTCGGTGGCGGTGTTGAAGGCCGCGCAGACGGGCGTACGGCCGGACGAGCGCGGCGACGCGGAGGAGGTCGCGCGGCTCGCCGGTGCCGTGACGATCGCGGAAGTCGCCCGGTATCCCGAGCCGTTGGCGCCGGCGACGGCCGCACGCCGGGCGGGCCGCCCGCCGGTCCGTCCGCACGAGATCGCCGAGGCCGCCGCCAAGCTGGCCGCCGAGCACGATCTGGTGCTGGTGGAGGGGGCGGGCGGGCTGCTCGTCCGTTTCGACGAGGCGGGCGGCACGCTGGCGGACGCGGCGGAGCTGATGGCGGCGCCGGTCCTGGTCGTCGCGTCGGCGGGCCTGGGCACGCTGAACACGACGGAGCTGACGGCGCGTGAACTGCGCGGCCGACGGCTGGACCTGCTCGGCGTGGTGATCGGCAGCTGGCCCGCGGCACCGGATCTGGCGTCGCGTTGCAATGTCGCGGATCTGCCGGAGGTGGCGGGGGCGCCGCTGCTGGGTGCCGTGCCGGCGGGTGCGGGGGCGCTCGCGCCCCCCGACTTCCGTGGCGCGGCGCCGGGTTGGCTGGCGCCGCGGCTGTTCGGGACGTGGGACGCGGACGGGTTCCGGGTGCGGGAGGCGCCCTGA
- a CDS encoding adenosylmethionine--8-amino-7-oxononanoate transaminase: protein MPDLTVPELLELDRRHVWHPYGPMPGRVEPLVVESAGGVRLRLADGSGELVDGMSSWWSAIHGYNHPVLNEAAREQLSRMSHVMFGGLTHEPAVRLAKLLVDMSPEGLEHVFLADSGSVSVEVAVKMCLQYWRSLGRPGKQRLLTWRGGYHGDTWQPMSVCDPEGGMHELWTGVLQRQVFADPPPAEYEESYADQLRSLIERHADELAAVIVEPVVQGAGGMRFHSPAYLRVLREACDAHDVLLVFDEIATGFGRTGALFAADHAAVTPDVMCVGKALTGGYMTMAATLCTSRVADGISRGEVPVLAHGPTFMGNPLAAAVACASIELLLGQDWLAEVKRIEAGLREGLAPAADMPGVKDVRVLGAIGVVQLDHEVDMQAATAAAVREGVWLRPFRDLVYTMPPYVTGDVDVARIARAVCAAAREG from the coding sequence ATGCCCGACCTGACCGTGCCCGAGCTGCTGGAGCTCGACCGGCGGCACGTCTGGCACCCGTACGGCCCCATGCCCGGCCGCGTCGAGCCGCTGGTGGTGGAGTCGGCCGGCGGGGTGCGGCTGAGGTTGGCGGACGGCTCGGGCGAGCTGGTCGACGGCATGTCGTCCTGGTGGTCGGCGATCCACGGCTACAACCACCCGGTGCTCAACGAGGCCGCGCGCGAGCAGCTGTCGCGCATGAGCCATGTGATGTTCGGCGGGCTCACGCACGAGCCCGCCGTACGCCTGGCGAAGCTCCTTGTCGACATGTCACCCGAGGGCCTGGAGCATGTCTTCCTCGCCGACTCCGGGTCGGTGTCGGTCGAGGTCGCGGTCAAGATGTGCCTGCAGTACTGGCGTTCGCTGGGCCGCCCCGGCAAGCAGCGGCTGCTGACCTGGCGCGGCGGCTACCACGGCGACACCTGGCAGCCGATGTCGGTGTGCGACCCCGAGGGCGGGATGCACGAGCTGTGGACCGGCGTGCTCCAGCGCCAGGTGTTCGCCGACCCGCCGCCGGCCGAGTACGAGGAGTCGTACGCCGACCAGCTGCGGTCGCTGATCGAGCGGCACGCCGACGAACTGGCGGCGGTGATCGTCGAGCCGGTGGTGCAGGGTGCGGGCGGGATGCGGTTCCACTCCCCCGCGTATCTGCGGGTGCTGCGGGAGGCGTGCGACGCGCACGACGTGCTGCTGGTGTTCGACGAGATCGCGACCGGGTTCGGGCGCACGGGCGCGCTGTTCGCGGCGGACCACGCGGCGGTGACGCCGGACGTGATGTGCGTGGGCAAGGCGCTGACCGGCGGTTATATGACGATGGCCGCCACCCTGTGCACCTCGCGGGTGGCTGACGGGATCTCGCGGGGCGAGGTGCCGGTGCTGGCGCACGGCCCGACCTTCATGGGCAATCCGCTGGCGGCCGCGGTCGCCTGCGCCTCGATCGAGCTGCTGCTCGGCCAGGACTGGTTGGCCGAGGTCAAACGGATCGAGGCGGGGCTGCGCGAGGGGCTGGCCCCCGCGGCGGACATGCCGGGCGTGAAGGACGTGCGGGTCCTCGGCGCCATCGGGGTCGTCCAGCTGGACCACGAGGTGGACATGCAGGCGGCGACCGCCGCCGCCGTACGTGAGGGCGTGTGGCTGCGGCCGTTCCGCGACCTCGTCTACACGATGCCGCCGTACGTCACCGGTGACGTGGACGTGGCACGGATCGCCCGCGCGGTGTGCGCGGCGGCGCGGGAGGGCTGA
- the bioB gene encoding biotin synthase BioB: protein MDLLNTLVDKGLRRELPTREEALAVLATSDDDLLDVVAAAGKVRRQWFGRRVKLNYLVNLKSGLCPEDCSYCSQRLGSTAGILKYTWLKPDEASQAAAAGLAGGAKRVCLVASGRGPTDRDVDRVSDTIKAIKDQNEGVEVCACLGLLSDGQAERLREAGADAYNHNLNTSESTYGDITTTHTYADRVETVQKAHAAGLSACSGLIAGMGESDEDLVDVVYSLRELDPDSVPVNFLIPFEGTPLAKEWNLTPQRCLRILAMVRFVCPDVEVRIAGGREVHLRSMQPLALHLANSIFLGDYLTSEGQAGKADLEMIADAGFEVEGAHQVTLPEHRAAAGGGCGSHESAGCESQESAGCGSHEGGSVCGTAAAAPGATEARTDLVAVRRRGAGTDLAPNA from the coding sequence ATGGATCTGCTGAACACGCTGGTGGACAAGGGGCTTCGGCGCGAGCTGCCGACCCGCGAGGAAGCCTTGGCCGTCCTCGCCACTTCCGACGACGACCTGCTCGATGTGGTGGCCGCGGCCGGCAAGGTACGCCGGCAGTGGTTCGGCCGACGGGTGAAACTCAACTATCTCGTCAACCTCAAGTCGGGCCTGTGCCCGGAGGACTGCTCCTACTGTTCCCAGCGGCTCGGCTCCACCGCCGGCATCCTCAAGTACACCTGGCTCAAGCCGGACGAGGCCTCGCAGGCCGCCGCCGCCGGTTTGGCGGGTGGCGCCAAGCGGGTCTGTCTGGTGGCGTCCGGGCGCGGCCCGACCGACCGTGACGTGGACCGGGTCTCCGACACCATCAAGGCGATCAAGGACCAGAACGAGGGCGTCGAGGTGTGCGCCTGTCTCGGTCTGCTGTCCGACGGCCAGGCGGAGCGACTGCGCGAGGCGGGCGCGGACGCGTACAACCACAACCTGAACACCTCGGAGTCCACGTACGGGGACATCACGACCACGCACACGTACGCCGACCGTGTCGAAACCGTGCAGAAGGCGCACGCGGCCGGTCTGTCGGCCTGCTCGGGGCTGATCGCGGGCATGGGCGAGTCCGACGAGGACCTGGTCGACGTCGTCTACTCGCTGCGTGAGCTGGACCCCGACTCGGTGCCGGTCAACTTCCTGATCCCGTTCGAGGGCACCCCGCTGGCCAAGGAGTGGAACCTCACCCCGCAGCGCTGTCTGCGGATCCTGGCGATGGTGCGGTTCGTGTGCCCGGACGTCGAGGTGCGCATCGCGGGCGGCCGCGAGGTACATCTGCGCTCGATGCAGCCGCTCGCCCTGCACCTGGCCAACTCGATCTTCCTCGGCGACTACCTCACCAGCGAGGGCCAGGCGGGCAAGGCCGACCTGGAGATGATCGCGGACGCCGGGTTCGAGGTGGAGGGCGCCCACCAGGTGACGCTGCCGGAGCACCGGGCTGCGGCCGGGGGCGGGTGCGGCTCGCACGAGAGCGCGGGCTGCGAGTCCCAGGAGAGCGCCGGGTGCGGGTCGCACGAGGGTGGCAGTGTGTGCGGTACGGCCGCTGCCGCGCCGGGTGCCACCGAAGCGCGCACCGACCTGGTCGCCGTACGCCGCCGGGGCGCCGGAACGGACCTCGCGCCCAATGCCTGA
- a CDS encoding 8-amino-7-oxononanoate synthase: MAFGWIDEQAELRRRAGLVRTLRPRPADSPLLDLASNDYLGLAHHPEVTEGAARAARTWGGGATGSRLVTGTTELHTELERELADFCGFEAALVFSSGYAANLAAVTALAPHGSLIVSDAGNHASLIDGCRLARGTTQVVAHAEPDAVRTALQTHDGPAVVVSDTVFSVDGDAAPLGGLAEASREHGAGLVVDDAHGLGVLGDGGRGAPHAAGLAGADDVVVTVTLSKSLGSQGGAVLGPARVIDHLVNAARTFIFDTGLAPAAAGAALAALRLLRREPERAARARTVANELHTRLTAAGLQAVRPDAAVVSVRAPSPEEAVSWAAECRAAGLAVGCFRPPSVPDGISRLRLTARADLSEGQIERAVRVIDETRP; this comes from the coding sequence ATGGCGTTCGGCTGGATCGACGAGCAGGCGGAGCTGCGCCGCCGCGCCGGACTCGTACGGACCCTGCGCCCGCGCCCCGCCGACTCGCCGCTCCTCGACCTCGCGAGCAACGACTACCTGGGGCTGGCCCACCACCCCGAGGTCACCGAGGGCGCGGCGCGGGCCGCCCGGACGTGGGGCGGCGGTGCGACCGGTTCCCGGCTCGTCACGGGCACGACCGAGCTGCACACCGAGCTGGAGCGCGAGCTGGCCGACTTCTGCGGCTTCGAGGCGGCGCTGGTCTTCTCGTCCGGCTACGCGGCCAACCTCGCCGCGGTCACGGCGCTGGCGCCGCACGGCTCGCTGATCGTCTCCGACGCGGGGAACCATGCCTCGCTGATCGACGGCTGCCGGCTGGCGCGCGGCACCACACAGGTCGTCGCGCACGCCGAACCGGACGCCGTGCGCACGGCGCTCCAGACGCACGACGGGCCCGCCGTCGTCGTGTCGGACACCGTCTTCTCGGTCGACGGCGACGCCGCCCCGCTGGGCGGGCTCGCCGAGGCGAGCCGGGAACACGGCGCGGGACTGGTCGTCGACGACGCCCACGGCCTCGGCGTGCTCGGCGACGGCGGCCGCGGCGCCCCGCACGCGGCGGGACTCGCGGGCGCCGACGACGTCGTCGTGACGGTCACGCTGTCCAAGTCGCTCGGCAGCCAGGGCGGAGCCGTCCTCGGCCCCGCCCGGGTGATCGACCACCTGGTCAACGCGGCCCGGACGTTCATCTTCGACACGGGCCTCGCCCCCGCGGCGGCGGGCGCGGCCCTGGCGGCACTGAGACTGCTGCGCCGCGAGCCGGAGCGTGCGGCGCGGGCACGCACGGTCGCGAACGAACTGCACACCCGGCTGACGGCCGCGGGCCTGCAAGCCGTACGTCCGGACGCCGCCGTGGTCTCCGTGCGCGCGCCGTCCCCCGAAGAGGCCGTGTCCTGGGCCGCCGAGTGCCGTGCGGCGGGCCTCGCGGTGGGCTGCTTCCGTCCTCCTTCCGTCCCCGACGGCATCTCGCGGCTGAGGCTGACCGCCCGCGCGGACCTCTCCGAGGGGCAGATCGAACGCGCGGTACGGGTCATCGACGAGACACGACCATGA
- a CDS encoding DUF397 domain-containing protein, translating into MTALPRNVTSSTDLLGARWLRSSYSTGANNCVETARPHSGPWTGLLAVRDSKDPAGPALLFSPESWAGFTTAFQS; encoded by the coding sequence ATGACCGCACTGCCTCGGAACGTGACTTCAAGTACCGATCTGCTCGGCGCGCGATGGCTGCGCAGCAGCTACAGCACGGGAGCGAACAACTGCGTCGAGACGGCACGGCCGCACTCCGGTCCCTGGACCGGACTGCTCGCCGTGCGCGACTCCAAGGACCCGGCCGGACCCGCGCTGCTCTTCTCCCCCGAGAGCTGGGCGGGCTTCACGACCGCGTTCCAGTCCTGA
- a CDS encoding helix-turn-helix transcriptional regulator has protein sequence MQHGPAVRRRKLGAELRALRTGAGLTSGEAARLVGWHQSKVSRIETGASGVKPADVRLLLDTYGVQDSQLRELLLVLAGSDEGGGRHHWWHAYRGVLPPTYRDFISLESQASAMRTLETSVVPGLLQTPEYARAVTRAAVGGLADEPGAADERLDALVAVRLARQDVLHGDPPLRLSAVLDEAVLRREIGGPEVMARQLRRLVEAARLPQVRLQVLPFAAGEHIGITGPFVIFSFSRTSDLDVVVLDHLTSSLYLERKEDLQAYTEAFNTLRIHALSPEESLDYIAALAGGA, from the coding sequence ATGCAGCACGGTCCCGCGGTGCGCCGCCGGAAACTGGGCGCGGAACTGCGTGCGTTGCGCACCGGGGCCGGGCTCACCAGTGGTGAGGCGGCCCGGCTGGTGGGCTGGCACCAGTCCAAGGTGAGCCGGATCGAGACCGGCGCCAGCGGGGTGAAACCGGCCGATGTGCGGTTACTGCTCGACACCTACGGCGTACAGGACTCCCAACTGCGGGAGTTGCTCCTGGTGTTGGCGGGATCGGACGAGGGTGGCGGGCGGCATCACTGGTGGCACGCGTACCGCGGAGTGCTGCCGCCGACGTACCGGGACTTCATCAGCCTGGAGTCCCAGGCGAGTGCGATGCGCACGCTGGAGACGTCCGTGGTGCCCGGGCTGCTTCAGACGCCGGAGTACGCCCGGGCGGTGACCCGGGCCGCGGTGGGCGGACTCGCCGACGAACCCGGCGCCGCCGACGAACGGCTCGACGCGCTGGTCGCGGTCCGTCTGGCCAGGCAGGACGTGCTGCACGGCGATCCGCCGTTGCGCCTGAGCGCGGTGCTCGACGAGGCGGTGTTGCGCCGGGAGATCGGCGGGCCCGAGGTGATGGCGCGGCAGCTGAGGCGGCTGGTGGAGGCGGCGCGACTGCCCCAAGTCCGGCTGCAGGTCCTGCCGTTCGCGGCCGGGGAGCACATCGGCATCACCGGACCTTTCGTTATCTTCTCATTTTCGCGCACTTCTGATCTGGATGTGGTTGTTCTCGACCACTTGACGAGTAGCCTCTACCTCGAACGGAAAGAAGACCTCCAGGCCTACACGGAGGCCTTCAACACCCTTCGGATCCACGCCCTTTCGCCCGAGGAATCGTTGGATTACATCGCCGCGCTTGCTGGCGGCGCGTAA
- a CDS encoding ATP-binding protein, producing MADHLEASVTLPSDPASVSAARSYVVTTLAEWGLPPDTEVADTIRLIVSELTTNAVQHTLGQSPTFTVDLELDRDEHLRIGVTDSHPRFPKRLPAAVQQDNGRGLVIIRWLTAECGGKLRVRPTREGGKTVSIELPWTAAAEPVPAAGQQEP from the coding sequence ATGGCAGATCACCTGGAAGCATCCGTCACTCTGCCGAGCGATCCCGCCTCGGTCTCCGCGGCCCGGTCCTACGTGGTCACCACTCTCGCCGAGTGGGGACTGCCACCGGACACGGAGGTGGCCGACACCATCCGTCTGATCGTCTCCGAACTCACCACCAACGCCGTACAGCACACCCTCGGACAGTCACCCACCTTCACGGTGGACCTCGAACTCGACCGTGACGAACACCTGCGTATCGGGGTCACCGACAGCCACCCGCGCTTCCCCAAGCGGCTGCCGGCCGCCGTCCAGCAGGACAACGGCCGCGGCCTGGTCATCATCCGCTGGCTGACCGCGGAGTGCGGGGGCAAGCTGAGAGTGCGGCCCACGCGCGAGGGCGGCAAGACCGTCTCCATCGAACTGCCCTGGACGGCGGCCGCGGAGCCGGTGCCGGCCGCGGGACAGCAAGAGCCGTAA
- a CDS encoding LysR family transcriptional regulator produces MYDPTRLAALVAVAEAGSITRAAERLGYTTPALSQQLAKLERETGTALLVRHHRGARLTGAGELLVARARRVLDELDRARHELARLTGLTGGTLRLGTFQTAGIHLLPPALSAFRRAHPDVELTVADYEPSAGVAAVAAGEVDLALTHTYTPGDPVPLPSSVGIEPILVEELVLVSAPGHALTSGAARLPLTELAGQPLISMAPDAPARRGVETVLARVGATPSVLVPTPGYLLVCALASAGLGVAVVPEMVARTSVTPVGVRALEGGELRRTVSVAFRSDEAAPAADAFRALLRGTFGRAGQSQQP; encoded by the coding sequence ATGTACGACCCGACCCGCCTCGCCGCCCTGGTGGCGGTCGCCGAGGCGGGCTCGATCACCCGGGCCGCCGAGCGGCTGGGCTACACCACGCCCGCGCTCTCCCAGCAGCTGGCCAAGCTGGAGCGCGAGACGGGCACCGCCCTTCTGGTGCGGCACCACCGCGGGGCGCGGCTGACCGGTGCGGGCGAGTTGCTGGTGGCCCGGGCTCGGCGGGTGCTCGACGAACTCGACCGGGCCCGGCATGAACTGGCCCGGCTGACCGGCCTGACGGGCGGCACCCTCCGGCTCGGCACGTTCCAGACCGCGGGCATCCATCTGCTGCCGCCGGCCCTCAGCGCGTTCCGCCGGGCGCATCCGGACGTGGAGCTGACGGTCGCCGACTACGAGCCGTCGGCCGGTGTCGCCGCCGTCGCGGCCGGCGAGGTCGATCTGGCGCTGACGCACACCTACACACCCGGCGACCCGGTCCCGCTCCCGTCCTCCGTCGGCATCGAGCCGATCCTCGTCGAGGAGCTGGTCCTGGTGTCCGCTCCGGGCCACGCCCTCACCAGCGGGGCCGCACGGCTGCCGCTGACCGAGCTCGCGGGGCAGCCGCTGATCAGCATGGCGCCGGACGCTCCGGCCCGGCGGGGCGTCGAGACGGTGCTGGCCCGCGTCGGGGCCACGCCCTCGGTCCTGGTCCCGACGCCTGGGTACCTCCTGGTGTGCGCGCTGGCCAGTGCGGGGCTCGGGGTCGCGGTCGTACCGGAGATGGTGGCGCGCACGTCGGTCACTCCGGTGGGGGTACGGGCGTTGGAGGGCGGCGAGCTGCGCCGTACGGTCTCGGTCGCCTTCCGGAGTGACGAGGCGGCTCCCGCCGCGGACGCCTTCCGGGCGCTGCTGCGCGGCACGTTCGGACGGGCCGGGCAATCGCAGCAGCCCTGA
- a CDS encoding LysE family translocator, whose protein sequence is MDAQLIAFTGVSAGLVAMPGADFTVVVRNALVSRRAGIACALGIGAGLLVHVTLAVVGVAAVLAAVPALLRALQVVGGVYVLYLGVQTLRQRHTQGEAAREDSTTRPLRQGFVTNALNPKASLTFLSVLPQFVPAGAPALPRTLLLALIVVAIALVWFQVVALLVDRLGRWLRRPRVARAVTTVTGAALTAFGVALLAGPLVDV, encoded by the coding sequence ATGGACGCTCAGCTCATCGCCTTCACCGGGGTCTCCGCCGGCCTGGTCGCCATGCCCGGGGCCGATTTCACCGTCGTCGTACGCAACGCCCTCGTCTCCCGCCGGGCGGGCATCGCCTGTGCGCTCGGGATCGGGGCCGGGCTGCTGGTCCATGTGACGCTGGCGGTGGTGGGAGTCGCCGCGGTCCTGGCCGCCGTACCGGCGTTGTTGCGCGCGCTCCAGGTGGTGGGCGGCGTCTATGTGCTGTATCTGGGTGTCCAGACGCTGCGGCAGCGGCACACGCAAGGGGAGGCCGCGCGGGAGGATTCCACCACGCGACCGCTGCGGCAGGGCTTCGTCACCAACGCCCTCAATCCGAAGGCGTCGCTCACGTTCCTCAGCGTGCTGCCGCAGTTCGTGCCCGCGGGCGCCCCGGCGCTGCCCCGGACGCTGCTGCTCGCGCTGATCGTGGTCGCGATCGCGCTCGTCTGGTTCCAGGTCGTCGCCCTGCTGGTGGACCGGCTCGGCAGGTGGCTGCGCCGGCCGCGCGTCGCACGGGCGGTCACGACCGTCACCGGCGCCGCGCTGACGGCCTTCGGCGTGGCACTCCTCGCCGGGCCGCTGGTGGACGTCTGA
- a CDS encoding C40 family peptidase, with amino-acid sequence MTALNRVPSLMARAGTASALTIAAVGGSIVAPGFASEAEAATPATKALQIAASKKGSPYKWGATGPHRFDCSGLTLYSYKKAGKKLPRTAAQQYNKTRHISAGNRKAGDLVFFHSGSNVYHVGIYAGKGKIWHSPKSGDVVRLQKIWTRSVWYGRVK; translated from the coding sequence ATGACTGCGCTCAATCGTGTCCCGTCGCTCATGGCCCGAGCCGGTACGGCCTCGGCTCTCACCATCGCCGCAGTGGGCGGCTCGATCGTGGCGCCCGGCTTCGCCTCAGAGGCCGAAGCCGCCACACCGGCGACCAAGGCACTTCAGATCGCGGCCTCCAAAAAGGGCTCACCGTACAAGTGGGGCGCCACAGGTCCGCACAGGTTCGACTGCTCCGGGCTCACGCTGTACTCGTACAAGAAGGCCGGCAAGAAGCTGCCTCGTACGGCGGCCCAGCAGTACAACAAGACCCGCCACATCTCCGCCGGCAACCGCAAGGCCGGAGACCTGGTGTTCTTCCACTCGGGGTCGAACGTCTACCACGTCGGCATCTACGCCGGGAAGGGGAAGATCTGGCACTCCCCCAAGAGCGGGGACGTCGTGCGGCTGCAGAAGATCTGGACCAGGAGCGTCTGGTACGGCCGGGTCAAGTGA
- a CDS encoding ATP-dependent Clp protease proteolytic subunit has protein sequence MTRPTARHVLPEFTERTSHGTRTQDPYSKLLEERIVFLGTQIDDISANDVMAQFMYLEHKDPGQDISLYINSPGGSFSAMTAIYDTMQFVTCDVETICLGQAGASGAVLLAAGTAGKRFALPGARMVIHQPGLPEPIEGQASDLAIQADELTRVRTCLEELLARHTGRSREQVNRDIERDKILSAQEALEYGLVDRIIPSRKATLAPPTGR, from the coding sequence ATGACCCGACCGACCGCCCGTCACGTGCTGCCCGAGTTCACCGAGCGCACGAGTCACGGCACCAGGACGCAGGACCCGTATTCGAAGCTGCTGGAGGAGCGCATCGTCTTTCTCGGCACGCAGATCGACGACATCTCGGCGAACGACGTGATGGCCCAGTTCATGTACCTGGAGCACAAGGACCCCGGCCAGGACATCTCGCTGTACATCAACTCGCCCGGCGGCTCGTTCAGCGCCATGACGGCGATCTACGACACGATGCAGTTCGTCACCTGCGACGTGGAGACGATCTGCCTGGGCCAGGCCGGGGCATCCGGCGCGGTGCTGCTGGCCGCGGGCACTGCGGGGAAGCGATTCGCGCTGCCGGGGGCCCGGATGGTGATCCATCAGCCGGGGCTGCCCGAGCCGATCGAGGGACAGGCGAGCGATCTGGCCATCCAGGCCGACGAACTGACGCGCGTTCGGACCTGCCTGGAGGAGCTGCTCGCCCGGCACACCGGGCGCAGCCGCGAGCAGGTGAACCGGGACATCGAGCGGGACAAGATCCTCAGCGCCCAGGAGGCGCTGGAGTACGGGCTGGTGGACCGGATCATCCCCAGCCGCAAGGCCACCCTCGCCCCGCCCACAGGGCGGTGA
- a CDS encoding type II toxin-antitoxin system Phd/YefM family antitoxin yields the protein MAYEIPVTQARAELAELINRVVYGGERVVVTRHGKPLVALVSAADLERLDALDGPVEEQVISAVSAVREAGSAPRERHRFGIAAEHRGTGPS from the coding sequence ATGGCCTACGAGATTCCGGTGACGCAAGCCAGGGCTGAGCTCGCCGAACTGATCAATCGCGTGGTGTACGGCGGCGAGCGCGTCGTCGTGACGCGGCACGGCAAGCCCCTCGTCGCCCTTGTGTCCGCTGCTGACCTGGAGCGACTCGACGCCCTCGACGGCCCTGTCGAGGAGCAGGTGATCAGCGCCGTCTCCGCCGTCCGCGAGGCCGGTTCCGCCCCCCGCGAACGGCACCGCTTCGGTATCGCGGCGGAGCACCGGGGGACCGGCCCCTCGTAG
- a CDS encoding ABC transporter permease: MSTRRLIAVVVLVPALASLALWAFAWPAARTAPRDLPLGVAGPTAATAQVAKQLASHEGAFEIHRYADETAARDAIEDRTVYGAVVVTPQGPELLTASAASPVAAQLLQQAVAQQAAAQGTGIRAVDVVPAPETDPRGAALNASVLPLALAGIAAGAAVTLLGLRGVRAVSALVGAAALIGVTAAALAHSWLEVLTGNWWTEAGVFALSTLAVSAAVAGLAALIGTAGVGISAGVVMLLGNPFSGAPSAPQLLPEPAGAIGQWLPPGAGTTLLRSVSFFDGAAATGPALTLIWWAALGLGAVLLGSALKSRTKAVEPHRELAPVG; the protein is encoded by the coding sequence ATGTCCACCCGCCGCCTGATCGCGGTCGTCGTCCTCGTTCCCGCCCTGGCCTCCCTCGCCCTGTGGGCCTTCGCCTGGCCGGCCGCCCGCACGGCCCCTCGGGACCTGCCGCTCGGCGTGGCCGGACCGACGGCCGCCACCGCCCAGGTGGCGAAGCAGCTGGCCTCGCACGAGGGCGCCTTCGAGATCCACCGCTACGCCGACGAGACCGCCGCCCGGGACGCCATCGAGGACCGGACCGTATACGGCGCGGTCGTCGTCACCCCGCAGGGCCCGGAGCTGCTGACCGCGTCGGCGGCGAGCCCGGTGGCGGCCCAGTTGCTGCAGCAGGCGGTGGCCCAGCAGGCCGCCGCCCAGGGCACCGGAATCAGGGCGGTCGACGTGGTGCCCGCACCCGAGACGGACCCGCGCGGGGCGGCCCTCAACGCGAGCGTCCTGCCGCTCGCCCTGGCCGGCATCGCGGCCGGCGCGGCGGTGACCCTGCTAGGGCTGCGCGGAGTGCGCGCCGTGAGCGCCCTGGTCGGCGCCGCCGCCCTGATCGGCGTGACCGCGGCCGCGCTCGCGCACAGCTGGCTGGAGGTCCTCACCGGCAACTGGTGGACGGAGGCCGGGGTCTTCGCCCTGTCCACGCTGGCCGTGAGCGCTGCCGTCGCGGGGCTCGCCGCCCTCATCGGCACCGCCGGCGTCGGGATCTCGGCGGGAGTCGTGATGCTGCTGGGCAACCCGTTCTCCGGGGCGCCCTCGGCACCGCAGTTGCTGCCCGAGCCCGCCGGCGCGATCGGCCAGTGGCTCCCCCCGGGCGCGGGCACGACCCTGCTGCGCTCGGTGTCCTTCTTCGACGGCGCGGCAGCTACGGGCCCCGCCCTGACGCTCATCTGGTGGGCGGCGCTGGGCCTGGGCGCCGTACTGCTCGGCAGTGCGCTGAAGTCCCGCACGAAGGCCGTTGAGCCCCACAGGGAACTCGCCCCCGTCGGCTGA
- a CDS encoding TetR/AcrR family transcriptional regulator yields the protein MARVSQAHLDARRRQILDGAAICFARNGFHATSMQDVLKEVDLSAGAVYRYFSGKEELIGAIVGEVLGSVRAAFEEAARQSPPPPPDELVASVLGRTLAAREALVVDGQPAFPRLVIQVWTETLRNEELAAVLREGYGSVRAAWGRIAKGYQEAGMMRADVAPDHVARTMIAAVLGFLAQQSLFGPAPVEILRDGLRALMSMRDEPAAN from the coding sequence ATGGCCCGCGTATCCCAGGCACACCTCGACGCCCGCCGTCGGCAGATCCTCGACGGCGCCGCGATCTGCTTCGCCCGCAACGGCTTCCACGCCACGTCCATGCAGGACGTGCTGAAGGAGGTCGACCTCTCGGCGGGGGCGGTATATCGCTACTTCAGCGGCAAGGAGGAGCTGATCGGCGCGATCGTCGGCGAGGTGCTCGGATCGGTCCGCGCGGCCTTCGAGGAGGCGGCGCGGCAGAGCCCGCCCCCGCCACCGGACGAACTCGTCGCCTCCGTCCTCGGCCGGACCCTCGCCGCCCGCGAGGCCCTGGTCGTCGACGGGCAGCCCGCGTTTCCACGGCTCGTCATCCAGGTCTGGACCGAGACGCTGCGCAACGAAGAGCTCGCGGCCGTGCTGCGGGAGGGCTACGGCTCGGTGCGCGCGGCCTGGGGGCGGATCGCCAAGGGCTACCAGGAAGCCGGGATGATGCGGGCGGACGTGGCGCCGGACCATGTGGCCCGCACGATGATCGCCGCCGTGCTGGGCTTCCTCGCCCAGCAGTCCCTCTTCGGGCCCGCCCCGGTCGAGATCCTCCGGGACGGTCTGCGGGCGTTGATGAGCATGCGGGACGAGCCCGCCGCGAACTGA